A DNA window from Drosophila sechellia strain sech25 chromosome X, ASM438219v1, whole genome shotgun sequence contains the following coding sequences:
- the LOC6618440 gene encoding uncharacterized protein LOC6618440, which yields MWLRPSPSHTNALQCLLLSLFLLLALLPANVSARFCEGCTQGCCTQGCCPPYQGGPRPLPPSSDSHVLNLFFATHWFFWCVVVAIILAILCAYSLWKKRRTLCGWGFNEHHTQSEGDSAGSCYAPPQYSRCNSFHHPPPPYTEVTSKPDLYPLVFTCNSDSGNGKGNGSSSYLMVQYFRNYIVRPAAGGSLSAASTVDSLSSSFICNANEANTLVPPPYSRAASPELGLHHYVAHAHAHANANVNANAHGHGNGHLRSVEQAPPHQVPNVPLASVHYAMPRSASQLVETDAYQPRLMPAQTQAQHYATVALGSAPGGAALYSTRLHASHEEGVGVGVGVGVGYLQSQSDQHFRYMANSSSSLSDIFVNNSCVAGMLPDSGGAGSAFHGAESGSATQAASLNSLAMGGLGGSVMNAAGASGGSGTPVIYSNGCIQPNPLHSLENCCQPSAQVSGVSSLANIGTPGSPPQATSPTGEVREILDQIRQLQAGVSYEQLLLNGTGAKPRLQHTLSTPSNSQQVLQPILTTSASISGGTSGRSKKFFTSGSKTQPNKALYIPMAAIGGSGSGAQRCVLKSPVSSVVSGASFFVNRGRVARKGWITRSAPTTPGSALPPNRLGDDSPLLLNEHDEDAIDDDEDEEQEVDERQRDHQETQRGHEDTDSETEAEARNHRRQHRHHRGHRGHRRGQLE from the exons GTGTCTGCCAGATTTTGCGAGGGCTGCACTCAGGGCTGTTGCACCCAGGGCTGCTGTCCGCCGTACCAGGgcgggccacgcccccttccgCCCTCCTCGGACTCGCATGTTCTCAATCTGTTCTTCGCCACCCACTGGTTTTTCTG GTGCGTGGTTGTGGCCATCATCTTGGCCATCCTGTGTGCCTACTCACTATGGAAGAAGCGACGGACACTTTGCGGCTGGGGATTCAACGAGCACCACACCCAATCCGAGGGCGATTCCGCCGGTTCCTGCTATGCACCTCCACAATACAGTCGCTGTAACTCGTTTCACCATCCGCCGCCGCCATATACGGAG GTGACCTCCAAGCCGGATCTGTATCCACTTGTCTTCACCTGCAACAGCGATTCGGGCAATGGCAAGGGCAACGGCAGCTCCAGCTACCTGATGGTGCAGTACTTCCGGAACTACATCGTCCGTCCGGCTGCCGGGGGATCCCTGAGTGCGGCCAGCACCGTCGACTCCCTGAGCTCCAGCTTCATTTGCAATGCCAATGAGGCGAATACCCTGGTGCCACCACCATACTCACGGGCAGCCAGTCCGGAGTTGGGACTGCATCATTATGTGGCCCATGCCCATGCGCATGCCAATGCTAATGTCAATGCAAATGCCCATGGACACGGGAATGGCCATTTGAGATCCGTGGAACAGGCGCCACCGCATCAGGTGCCAAATGTTCCGCTGGCATCTGTGCACTACGCCATGCCGAGATCGGCATCCCAGCTGGTGGAAACGGATGCTTATCAGCCGAGACTGATGCCCGCCCAGACGCAGGCCCAGCATTATGCCACCGTGGCACTGGGCAGTGCTCCAGGCGGAGCAGCGCTCTACAGCACGCGGCTGCATGCCTCCCACGAGGAGGGAGTGGGCGTCGGCGTGGGCGTTGGTGTGGGCTACCTTCAGTCCCAGAGTGATCAGCACTTCCGGTACATGGCGAATAGCAGCAGCAGTCTCAGCGACATCTTTGTGAACAACAGCTGTGTGGCAG GAATGCTACCCGATAGCGGAGGAGCTGGTAGTGCCTTCCATGGCGCGGAAAGTGGATCGGCCACACAGGCTGCCTCCCTGAATAGCCTGGCAATGGGCGGCTTGGGTGGATCGGTAATGAATGCCGCAGGCGCATCGGGAGGATCTGGCACACCGGTGATATACAGTAATGGCTGCATCCAACCCAACCCGCTGCATAGTCTGGAAAACTGCTGCCAGCCATCGGCTCAGGTGTCCGGCGTGAGTAGTCTGGCCAACATTGGAACACCGGGCTCGCCGCCCCAGGCCACCAGTCCGACGGGCGAGGTGCGTGAGATTCTCGACCAGATCCGCCAGCTGCAGGCGGGCGTTAGCTACGAGCAGCTATTGTTGAACGGAACTGGCGCCAAGCCCCGGCTGCAGCACACGCTATCGACGCCCTCGAACTCCCAGCAGGTGTTGCAGCCCATCCTAACCACATCCGCATCCATTTCCGGCGGCACCAGTGGGCGGAGTAAAAAGTTCTTCACCTCCGGCAGCAAAACGCAACCCAATAAGGCTCTGTACATACCCATGGCCGCCATCGGGGGTTCCGGATCGGGCGCACAGCGCTGTGTGCTCAAGAGTCCGGTGAGCAGTGTCGTCAGCGGTGCCAGCTTCTTTGTGAACCGAGGACGAGTTGCCCGCAAGGGTTGGATCACCCGATCGGCACCCACAACGCCGGGCAGTGCCCTGCCCCCCAATCGCCTCGGGGACGATAGTCCGCTGCTGCTCAACGAGCACGATGAGGATGCCATTGACGATGATGAAGACGAGGAGCAGGAGGTGGACGAGCGGCAGCGGGATCACCAGGAGACCCAGCGGGGTCACGAAGATACCGACAGCGAAACGGAGGCGGAGGCGAGGAATCATCGGCGCCAGCATCGCCATCATCGTGGTCATCGTGGCCATCGGCGCGGACAACTTGAATAA
- the LOC116802102 gene encoding fatty acid hydroxylase domain-containing protein 2: protein MDTLLAGWTQSGDYLQNRWTLLLDTVGEDSWHLWVVGSTLVIFIVYWLYAGIFTLMDITNRPRFLRKYKIQPGQNEPVDLAKLWHAVKVVLFNLTVVNFLVSWVVYEFVYKSENSQDIRVLPTFKRSLRDLAVFVVLEEIMFYYAHRLLHHRSLYKYVHKKHHEWTAPIAAITLYAHPVEHVFANLLPVATSIAILGTHVALAYVIFALAIINSMSDHTGYSFPWSAGSVRFHDYHHAKFNNNYGVLGLLDKLHGTYRAPAEQKAHLQRIKKVQKKSK, encoded by the exons ATGGACACCTTGCTGGCTGGTTGGACGCAGTCCGGGGATTATCTGCAGAATAGATGGACCTTACTGCTGGACACCGTTGGTGAGGATTCATGGCACCTGTGGGTGGTGGGCAGCACACTGGTCATCTTCATCGTATACTGGCTCTATGCCGGCATCTTTACCCTGATGGACATTACGAATCGTCCACGTTTCCTGCGCAAATACAAGATTCAGCCGGGACAGAATGAGCCAGTGGATCTGGCCAAGTTGTGGCATGCCGTCAAGGTAGTGCTGTTCAATCTGACGGTGGTTAACTTTCTGGTCAGCTGGGTGGTTTACGAGTTCGTTTACAAATCGGAGAACAGCCAGGACATCCGAGTGCTGCCCACATTCAAGCGATCCCTGCGCGATTTGGCCGTGTTTGTGGTGCTGGAGGAGATCATGTTCTACTATGCCCACCGCCTGCTGCACCACAGATCGCTGTACAAGTATGTACACAAGAAGCACCACGAGTGGACCGCTCCCATTGCAGCCATCACGCTGTACGCCCATCCGGTGGAGCATGTGTTCGCCAATCTGTTGCCGGTGGCCACGTCCATTGCCATCCTGGGCACCCATGTCGCCCTGGCCTACGTGATCTTCGCCTTGGCCATCATCAACTCGATGAGCGATCACACGGGCTACAGTTTCCCATGGTCGGCGGGATCGGTGCGGTTCCACGATTATCACCATGCCAA GTTCAACAACAATTATGGAGTGCTTGGACTTCTGGACAAGCTGCATGGCACATACCGCGCTCCCGCGGAGCAAAAGGCTCACTTGCAGAGGATTAAGAAGGTCCAGAAGAAGTCCAAGTAG